ATTAGGGAACCAATAATGAATATACATCCCACTTGCTGTTACGTCAGCCATAGCGATCGTGATCCAACAGATCCAATAAGTCCAGCCAGTGACAAAACCCACATCTTTTCCTAAATATCGCGCAATAAAATCAATAAACGAATGTGTTTTCAGATCAGATAATAATAATTCTCCCATGGCCCGCATCAACAAAAAACAAATGAGCCCTGTGATCAAATACGCTAACACGATCGACGGTCCAGCTAATTGGATCGATTTCCCTGAACCAAGGAAAAGTCCCGTTCCGATCGTCCCACCTAATGCGATCAGTTGCACATGGCGACTTTTTAAACCACGTGCATATTGTTCTTCATTTTCCATAAAAATCTCCCTTTTAATATTTCATACAATTAGTTTAGCTTAAATTTATTATCAAGTAAAATTCAACTATTTCATTTTTAGTTGAATTTTATTCATCTAAAAATGAACCTGAGCCACCAAATTATGGATTATGTAGCAGATAAGTGAACACAGTTAGATCTGTTGCAATATCGCTCCATTTAAATGTTAGTCTCATAAATTTACTGAACTGTCAGCCTCTAACCTTAAACTTTAGCATATTATTGCATAAAAAAAGCGCTACAGAGCATGCCTTTTAAAGGCGATACTTTCTAGCGCTTTTAGGAAAGTTTTTCCTAGCTCTATATTTAAATTAGAAATCAAACTACACTCAAGCGTCACTATTTAAAATTCGCTTGTTGCCAAGCTTCGATCTCACCCATAAATTTCAAAAATTCAGGTCGATTTTTCAACAACGGAAACTCACCTAATAAGATCGGTTTAGCTTGCTTAGACTTTGAACCTTTCTTTTGGATCAACAAAAGAGCTTTCTGCGATTTTTTATTGATAAACAATTTTTCAGGTAAGTTTAGAAAGCCTTGAAGATATCCTTCAGCTTGAATGACACCTAGTAGCTTTTTAGCTTCAGGTACATCAAATAATTGGCTTGGAACTGTAAAGATCCCCCAACCACCATCATTTAAATTCAACAAAGCTTGCTCGATCAATAGATGGTGCACGTATGAATGCCCTTCATCAAAAGCCGATTTGAAACTTTTGACCCGCTCATCTAATGGATAATAGCCGATCGGTAGATCCCCGATCACGATATCTACTTTAGGGACCTCTAAGGGTGCTAACGCATCTTGATGATATAAAGTAACATCTTCACCCACTAATTGGGTAGCAATACTAGCCAAAGATAACATCGTATCATCATTATCGATCCCATAAACTTTCAAATTTTCAAAACCACTTTTAGCCAACGTACTCGTCACAGCTAAAAGCAAATTACCTGTACCAACAGTAAGATCTAATAAACTTTTGTTTTTTTGATCTTTAACTAATTTTTCGATCAAATAAGCAATAATAAAACCGATCGTATCAGGGGTCATTTGATGATTTGCTTGAATTTTTTCTTTCTTATATGCTTGTAAGAGCGTTAATTGGAACAATGCTCTTTTTTCTTCACTTGAAAGCTTACTTAAATCGATCTTTTGGTAAAGTTCTTTTAACTTAGCTACCGTTTTCTCGGTCGGAAGTCCATCTTCGATCTGGATCTTCCCTCCTGCTAAAAGATTATCGAAAGATTCGATCAACGCATCTAATGCTGAACAGGAAAGATCAGCTTGTAACAAAGTGATCGTTTCATTCATCACTTGAAATTCTTTTTCAATATTTTCTAAAGCCATTTTCCACACCCTAACAAAATTATCTCTTCTCTATTTTTGGTAGAACTAGTTATGAATATTCAGTTTTACGCTAAAACATTCTAACACATCTAAAAGACTTTTGTTAAGTTCAGGCTTTCATTCGTCTGCAAACCACATCATATAACTTTGTCCAGTCTTCAATTCAACTAGATCATGATCTTTATATCTTGTCACAGTTCCCCGATCAAAAAATAATGTCTGCGCTTCACTGATCTGCATCCCTTGAGCTACTTTATCCAAAGCTTTAGCTGTATAATAGTGCTTTTGAGCTTGATATAAACTAACATGCTGTTCGTAAAGTCTTAATTGCGTGTAAAATAATATACTTACCCCTAATAAGAAAAGAAGCGCGGTACTTAAAAACGTCCCCGTCAATGTCTTTTTCCGCATTTCCCACCTCTCAGCTCGATAGATTTCGTTTTAAAAAAATCTTTGTTTCATAATGAACTTGATGGATCTTAACGTGTAATATCAGCGTATTTTTGTCGATCTGATAAGAAAAAGCTGTCACTCCATACAACAATGGCATATAACCGCCACCTTCGACCGTACTCATAATAAGTCGTTCATCTTTTTGGTGCAATTCATAATGTTTTTGACTCAATTCACTATATATAAAATCATGTTCTCCTACCCGATCGATCACAAAACGAGCTTTCTCTGAGTTCAAATAACTGACTAACCGTTCCCACTCAAAACGATCGTCTCTCTCATCAGCATGTCTTTCTTGGTGTAAAACGTTACTTAGATCTAGCAACCAATAAAAACCTAACGCACATATGAATAGCGCCACAACTGCTTCACTCAAAGTAAAAGCTTTAGTTTTTAGGTAGATACTTAAATGAACTCTTTTGCTGATGCATTTCAACAACTAATTCGACCTTTCTTTTTTGATCTTTTTGGCTTAACTTTTGAGCTAAGCGCCCACTTTCATACAAAAGTTTTTGCTCTAAAACTAATGCTTGTTGCGCTTGGTGTTCAGCCTTTTGTAAACGTAACTGCGTCACACAAAACATTCCGGACACAATCACTAAAACAAACATCCCACTACACGCATCCGCCAATAAGAATGCTCTCACTTATAATTTTCTGGCTATATAAAATGTGAACAAACATGATCTTTTCCATCGGATGATCATATTATTTGGAAAGAAATATAGCTCCTCCTCTCTTGATTTTTACTACCATCAACAGCTATGTTCTCATAAATCACATTGACTGCACTGAATTTATATATTCGCTTCACATTTTATCTTTCTTACGCATACATACTATATTCGATCACATTTTCAGTAACAGTCAAGCATGTTTCTTTTCAACGATCCGATATTGTCCTCCGTACCCCAGCTGGAATCTTAGCGAATAGTTTTTACCTAAAGTAGATCGAAATATTTCTGTTTGTGGATGTACGGCTAAAGTACCACTTAATAAATATTGTCTGGGAGGACCTACATGTTTTAAAGTTCTGGGATATTTGATGACTTTCTCTGGTTTATCACCTTGAAAAAAAGAAACATGGTCTTCTAAAAAAATGACATTGACTGGATAATTTTTTTGGATAGCTCGATAAAATTGTCCCGCCCATTCAGCACGTAACTCTCGAAAAAAATCTTCCTCACGTAAAGCTTCGACAGTCTGCTGATCCAATGTAAACCCTAGCCAAAATAAAAAACAACTGATCAATAAAACAAGACTTGTTTCTAAGAGGGTAAATCCTTTGAGTTGCATTACTATTCCTGCTTTCCGATCTTCAAATGGTGCTTTTCAACTTCTTTTACTTGTCGTGCCGTCAAATAGCCCTCTTTTTCAAGTTGCTCAGGAGCAATGCTATTCAAAGCCACATCTTTTTCATCAGCATACAACTGCGCTTGCGTATTTAACTCTGCTTGCAATGCTTGTGTATTGACATTTTCAGCATTTGTCCGCTGTTTAGTAATGTTGGGGATGATGATCAAGATCAACAAACTAATAATGAATAAGACAACTGACATCTCTAATAAAGTAAATGCTTCAACCTTTTTCTTCTCCATGTTTGATCCTTCTTTTATCAATAAGCGCCCAGTGTTTCTAAACTAGAATACATTGGAAGTAACAAGGCTAAATAGGTCCCAACTATGATCATCGCGATCACGATAAAAAATATGGGTTGGACCCAAGCGATCATCTTATCTGTCAAATAAAGCAAACGTTTATAAGCTAATTGTGCATAAGTCATCAGATCTGTCCCCAACTCTGCTTTTGTTTTTCCTTTTTTAAAAAAAGCACTCAGCTCATTTGGAATAAATGGATACTGTGAGATAAGGTCATCAAAATTATTTCCATGTGATACCTCTCTAGCTAAGAGTTTGCCTAATTGATGTAATAAAGTTTTTTTATCAAATGTTTGCAACAACTGACAGATCTGCTGAAATTCAAGCCCACTTTCGATCAAGAGACCTAAGTTAAATGTCATATAATAACTACAATATTGACGATAAAGTTTTCCTACGAGCGGTAAGCAACTATACCAGCTGTGGCGATCCAAGACCGCACAGTGTTTGAGCCAATATAGCGTCTTTAAAAGGTAACCACTAAAAATAAGAACCCCACCACCTAAAATAAATCTGCTACTTTTAAATCCTAGCTTGACCAGCCCAGTTGCTTTATCAGGGGCAAATTGTAGCATCTCTGGAACTAGCCACATTTTGATCCCAAGTAATAAGAAAAGCAAAAGACTTAACAGTAAGAACGGATAGAGCAAAACAGCTCGAAGCTTTTCTTGTTGCGCGATCCGAAGATTCAAATAACGCCCTAACTGAGTAACGCTTTTTTCTAATTGACCATGTTTTTCTGCGATCACTAATTGACAATATAAGCTAGGCGTCAAATACTCCTTCATAGCCACACTAAAAGAGCTACCTGCAGCTAATTTATCCATAACTTGCTCAGCACCTCGATGTTTAAAGAAAACTCTTAGTTGATCTAACGAACGTTTTAAAGAAAAACCTGCAGCTAATAATTCAGCCAAAGTGCTCAGAAATTCGGCTTGTTGTTTTAGTGGCCAGCGCTTGTTATCCTTCAAGAAAAGCTTGTTTCGTTCTTTTAGTGATCTTACCTTCTGCAACCGATCGTTCAAGTTCATCCCTCCATTCTTTTGTCATCGTCATTTCACTCCGAAAGACTGTTTTAAATTCTTGTTTAAATATTAAATCAAACAAAACAGCTTGCGTGCCATCTTTGAGGGGTAAAAGTCGTTGATAACTAAAGCATTGCGTCACTTGTAAAACATCTTTTTTCGCCAACCCTAGATCTTCTAAACGAGTCAAGATCCCTGTAGCACTCATTGCATGGACCGTGCTTAAAACTAAATGACCACTCAAAGCTGCCGTCAAGGCAATATGTGCCGTTTGTGTATCACGGATCTCGCCGATGATGAAGATGTCGGGATGATGTCTTAAGGCTGCCTTTAACAGTATTTCATAACTCATCTGTGCAGGCTCATTTACTTCAAGTTGCAAAAAAGAATCGTCTTTGATCTCAACTGGATCTTCAATGCACATTACTTGTTGATCAGTTAGTTTTTTAGCTAGTTGGTACATTGTCGTTGTCTTACCTGATCCCATCGGTCCTGCTAAGAGGACCAACCCCTTTTTTTGACAGACATTCTCTAACCGTGACCATTGTTTCAGATCAAGAAAGTTTTTAGTTGCACGCTCTAGTGGGTAGATCAAACGGATCACTAGTGACTCTCTTCCTAAAAAATCACCGACTGTTGATAAACGTAAAAAAATCTCATTCCCCGCCAAAGTCACTGTCAATGCACCAAGCTGCGGGCGACGTTGTTCACTTAACATCATATTTGCTTGAAATTTGAAATACGCGATCATCTGCTGTGCACTAGCTTTTTTTAACTTAGTGATCATTTGATAGGTGCCTTGACAAAAAAACTTGACAATGTAATCTTTTCCCCCTGGCAAGAGCAAAATATCTCCAGCCCGTTTAGCAAACGCTTGTTGCAATAATTCATCTGCCAGTCGCATCTTCTTTTCCTCCCTTCACTTTATAAATACGCAAAAAGGCAGATTTTTTTGAACAAAAAAATTCCGTCTAAAATAGTTATCATTTTAGCCGGAATTATCAAGTATTTTTAGTAATCTGTTGCAGAACCAAGTGCTTCGTTAACTGTTTCAAGTCTTGGGATCGATGGGATAGCACCGATCTTTTGAACTGCTAAGGCAGAGGCCATACTAGCAAAAACGATCGCTTCAGCAATATTAGTCAGATCTCGATCTAATTGTGAACTCAACGCACCTAAGAAAGTATCGCCAGCAGCTGTTGTATCAACAGCTGTAACTTTGAAAGCTTTAATAAACCCTTCAGCCTCACTCGTCTTATAATAGGCCCCTTTACTTCCAAGCGTGATGATCGTATTTTGGACCCCTAATTTAGCTAATTTCTCAGCGGCTGCACGCCATGTATCTTCTTCCACTACTTTGATGCCTGTCAAGATCTCAGTTTCAGTTTCATTTAACACGATCAGATCAACATTTTCCAAAAGTTCTTTTGGGACCCGTTTAGCTGGGGCTGGATTCAAGATCGTCACAACACCATTTTCTTTAGCATAAGCAAAGGCTTTGATCGCCTGCTCGATCGGTGTTTCAAATTGTGTGATCAAAAAATCAGAGTCTTTGATCTTTGGTTTAGCAGCTTCGATATCTGTTGCAGTCAAAGCTTGATTGGCTCCCCCCAAGACTAAAATACTATTCTCACCATTTTCTTGTAATAAAATAAAGGCTTGTCCTGTCTCAGCATCGGCCAAAGTGACACTACTTGTATCGATCTTTGCATCTTCTAAATAAGTACGCATCAGCTTTCCTTGCTCATCAGCTCCTATTTTCCCGATAAAAGCTGTTCTTGCACCAGAACGAGCAGCTGCGATCGCTTGGTTAGATCCTTTACCCCCACCTGCGATCTGCTTATCAGTCATCGTCATCGTTTCACCTGGTAATGGTAGACGTTTGATCTGCATAATATGATCGACATTTAGGCTCCCTAGAACTGTTACTCTATTTACCATTATTGATCCTCCGTACTTTTGTCTGTAAACATTATAATATATCTGCCCCCTCTTAGACAACAAAGGCTTAAGCAAAAGTTAACGAGGAAATATATCTGTTTAGATAAAATATTACTACTTTAATTGCACAAAAAAAGACCACACTAAAATGTGGCCTTTTTGATCTATTTAATCTTCATCGGGAAATTCAGCAGATGTAAAGACTTCAGAAACATCATCTTCATCTTCTAAACGATCGATCAAACGTTGAAGTTGTTCAACTTTATCTTCTGGCACTGGTACTGTATTTTGTGGTACCATTGTGATCTCAGCTGAATCAAGATCATATTTAGCTTGCAATGCATCTCTTACATCTTCAAAGATCTTTGGCTCTGTATAGATTTCAAAAACTTCTTCTGAAGTTTGGAGATCTTCAGCACCAGCTTCGATCACATCTTCAAACATTTGATCTTCATCAACATCTAGACCTTCACGTACGATCGCAATGTAACCTTTGCGATCGAACATAAAACTAACTGAGCCTGTCTCACCTAAGTTCCCACCATTTCGGTTGAAATCTGTACGTACGGCTGACGCTGTTCGGTTACGGTTATCTGTCAAAGCATGCACTAAGATCGCTACCCCTGCAGGACCATAACCTTCATAGGTGATTTCTTCATAGTTAGCACCATTTGCACCAGTAGCCTTATCAAGAGCACGTTTGATGTTGTCTTTTGGCATATTAGCAGCACGAGCTTTTTCCATTACAAGGCGCAATTGTGGGTTGGCGTCTGGGTCAGGACCGCCACTCTTTGCAGCCATATATAGGTCTCGTGAGATTTTTTGGAAAATTTTTCCACGTTTTGCATCTTGGGCATTTTTACGCCCTTGGATGTTATGCCATTTTGAATGTCCTGACATTTCTAAATACCTCTTTCCGAAAAGTAAAATTTAGCAATATAGCCGTGTCTATTTTATCAAAATTACTTTTTATCTGCAAGCGCACGCATTGCGTTTTTCCGTCTTTGATAATACGCAAGTATCGCTTTGATGACTAAGATCCCACATAAAGCCCCACAAGAGTCTAGGAGCACATCCTGAACTAACGGCGTTCTTCCGCCTGTCAACATCTGATGAAATTCATCAAAACTTGCATAAGCCACAGCTAAAATAAATGCACTCATAAACGCTTTTTTTGAACTAAGACGTCCAACAAGTCCCAGATAAGTAAATGCTGCTAGTAAGAAATAAGTTCCAAAATGAGCAGCTTTTCGTATAAAAAATTCGACAAATCTATAGTAGCCAACAGCTTGGATACTGATCGTTTTACCAGCGTAATCAAACGAGATATGTGAAAGAAACGTTTCCAAAGGACGGCTTGTCAAATATTTTTCTAAAAATGGGACCGAAGTTTGTTGCTTATAGGTCATCGAAGAACTGACAAACAAGATCGCGAGCAATAACAGACTTCCGCCTAAACATAAATTTTGAATCACTTTCTTTTTTTGCATAGATCCTCTTTTCAAAAAAACGAGTAAGTCAAACTTACCCGTCTACTTTCCTTATTTTGTCGAAGCGCGCTTGATGTAGCCATATGGAAGTTCGATCGTTTTCTTGTCTTCGGACATGTCTTCTTTATTCATCATCTTTGTCAAGAAACGCATCGAAACAGCTCCAATATCATATAACGGTTGCGTGATCGACGAAAGCTGTGGTCGAACGATCTCAGTCAATTTTGAATTATTACTTGTAACGATCTCAAATTCTTGTGGTACGCTAACTCCAGCATCTTGAGCCCCATTCAAAACGCCACAAGCCAATTCATCATCCCCAACATAAGCAGCTGTGGCTTTAGCAGACGCTAAGGCCGGCCATAAAACTTCACCTGAACGGTAACTATAATCTGTCTCAAAGATCAATTCTGGATCATATTCGATCCCATGTTTTGCTAAAGCTTGTTTATAACCTTTGAGCCGGAACTCACCATTGATCGGATCTTGTAAAGGTCCTGAGATGAAGGCAACACGTTTATTACCGTGATTCAAGAGATCAGAAACCGCCTCTTCTACAGCTGCCACGTAGTCCACATGAACACTCTCAACTTCTTCTTTGGCATCAACTGAACCAGCTAAAACGATCGGTGTCTTAGCTCGAGCAAATTGAGCACGTAATTCATCAGTCAAGTTATTGCCCATAAAAATGATCCCATCAACTTGTTTCGCCAACAAAGTATTCAATACTTGAGCTTCTTTTTGCGCGTTACCATCAGAATTGGCCAAGATAATATTATATTTATACATTGATGCAACATCATCGATCCCGCGTGCCAATGAAGAAAAGTAAACATTTGTCACGTCTGGAATGATGACCCCAACGGTCGTTGTCTTTTTGCTTGCTAAACCACGAGCAACTGCGTTTGGACGGTAATCCAAACGATCGATCACTTCTAAAACTTTCTTACGTGTTGCTGGTTTAACGTTAGGATTTCCGTTAACGACCCGAGACACAGTCGCCATGGAAACATTTGCTTCACGTGCCACATCATAAATCGTTATCGTTTGTTTTTCCATGATATTATCCTCTCATAAATTTTATTTTCAATATCGTTTTCAATTCGACGCTTTTTAATTTATCAAAGTTTCTAACTAATTGCAAGCGTTTCACGAATTTTAACTACATCTTTTTCATTTCTCTTTCATTATAGCTATCGTAAAAACAAGCTCTAGTTTGAACTATGATATAATAAAGACGATTTACGATCATTGGCCCAAGCTGCTTGCTTCTTAGCCATAAGGAAGTCAAAAATGTGAAGTGGTATTAAGAACAGCTCAGCCCAACTTGACCGCAAATAAATCAACAAGAAAGGAAAACTATATGACCTTTCTTCAAATATGCACCTGCTTATTTGTTCACATTTTATATAGCAATATGCTTATGTCACATCTTACGACAGTTCAAAACTGGCTCGAACAAAATAAATTCGATATCGCTTATGTTAGCGATTGGCACAATATCCAATATTTTACTGGTTTTGGTAGTGATCCGATCGAACGGACTTTGGCACTTTTCATTTTCCCCGATAAAGATCCTTTTATCTTTGCCCCAGCTCTAGAAGTCGAAGCTGTTAAAAAAGCCGGATGGCCTTATCCTGTTTACGGCTACCTTGATCATGAGGACCCTTATGCTTTGATCAAAAAACATATCCTTGCTTTGACAAGTGCTCCTAAAAAATGGGCTTTAGAAAAAAATGCTCTCACAGTCGAACGCTATGAAAAGTTAAAGACCAATTTCCCAGAAGCTTCCTTTACAGGTGATATCTCCAGTTTGATCGAGCATGAAAAGCTCTTCAAAACGCCTGCCGAGATCGAAAAACTCAAAGTCGCTGGCAAATGGGCTGATGTAGCTTTTGAAGTTGGCTTTAAAGCACTCTCAACTTCACGTACAGAACAAGACATCGTGGCCGAGATCGAATATGAGATGAAGAAAAACGGGATCATGCATATGAGCTTTGATACGATCATTCAAAGTGGTGCCAATGCTGCCGATCCGCACGGTGCACCTAAAGCAGATCTGATCAAACCAAATGCCTTATGCTTATTTGATCTAGGAGTCGAATATGCTGGCTATATGTCTGACGCTTCACGGACTGTTGCTTTTGGTGAAGTTGATCAAAAATCAGCTGAGATCTATCAAGTTTGTCTTGAAGCACAACTTGCTGCTATGGCTGCCGCTCGTCCAGGGATCACTGCGCAAGAATTAGATAAGATCGCACGGGATATTATTACTAAAGCTGGTTATGGCGAATACTTCATCCATCGTTTAGGTCATGGGATCGGTCAAAGCGACCATGAATTTCCATCGATCATGGAAGGAAATGAACTTGTCTTAGAACCAGGCATGTGCTTCTCGATCGAACCAGGGATCTACATTCCACAAGTTGCTGGAGTACGGATCGAAGATTGTGTATATATCACTGAAGATGGTTGTGAAGCTTTCACCCACACACCAAAAGAACTTTTAGTTTTACCAGTGAAATAGATCATTTTGACAAAAAGACCGATAGAGTTCGTAACATTTAGCTCTATCGGTCTTTTTTACCATCAAATCATTCTAAAAAACTAGTTGTTATGTGGGTAAAATGTCTCAGTTGGACGTTCATAAGGTTGATCTTTAGCTTCTCCAAAAGCAGAACGGCCATCGATCACGATATCATCATTCCAGTCATCAGCACTATCTTCTTGTGCAAGATCTTCAAATTTGTCTTTTGTCGCTTCTAACCGTTCTTTAAGATCAGCTGTTGCTTGCTTTAAAGAGGCAAAGGCCTCTTTAACTGCTTGGTCATTTTTAAGTTCATCTGCCCGAGATACAACTTTATCTTTCAAAGAGTCGATCCCTTTATCCTCAAGATAATCTTGCATGTATTGATTATATTTTAAAGCTTTCTCGCGTCCGTTCAAAACAGCTTCATCTAACTTCATTGCTAACTTATCTTTTTGTTCGTTCGTCAATTTTTTTGTCACTGCAGCAGCTACTCCAGCTCCCGCTACTAAGGCGCCTAAACCAAATAATAATTTTTTACCCATAATATCTCACGCTCTATAAGATGTAATTAAGTTCACAAGAACCCCAAAAAGCTTATAGATCTTCCTTTCTTTAAAATACTTTGCTGTCGGTCTTTATTTTAAAACCCCATTTGAAACACTAGATATCCGAGTTACATCGATCTTTTTGCGAATATCACTGCTTAGCTAAAGTAAGCCTATTTTCGTTTATCTTTATGACGTTGGTAAAAACCAGCTGCCATCTTTCCAAAGCGTAAAGCAAGACTTGCTTTAGCAGCATTTTCAGTGGAACGCGTGATCTTTTCAGCCATTGAACGGCTAGCAGTATTAAGATCAGAGACACTTTCACTTAATTCAGCCGCTGTCCTAAACAACGGATCAAGTTCAGTCGATTTGTGATTGATATCATCCATCAAAACATTCGTTTTTTCAAGTAATTGATCCACATTGCCTGCAATACTTGAGGCATCTTTGGTCAAAGCTTGGATACTACTGTTCATCTCCTTGACCGTTGTTACTAATTGTTTTAGAACAGCGCAAATGAACACGACCAAGATCAAAAATGCTAAAGCTGCGATCAACCCAGCGATCTGCCCAAAGGTTATCGTCATTTTTTTACCTCCATGATCAATTCATTGTCTTTAGAATATCATTCAATCAAAAAAACTTCAATCATAACGCCAAAACCATGTCAAAAATCTGCTATCATAGTTACAGTAAACCAAAATAAAGGATTGAGCCTATGTTATTTTCTTCATTTTTAACAACATCACAGAAAAGTATCTCCTCTGATGTTACTAAGCAAGTAGCTAAACAAACGAATATTTTAGATAATTACATAAAAAATATCAATTGGGACAACATTATTACTAAGATCCTCATGACAACGATCTCTTTAGTCTTGATCTCTTTACTCTTCTTGCTTTTGCATTCGGTCGGTAAAAAAGTTATCCAACGAAGCTTTGCCAGTGCTAAAAATAAAGATTCGCACTATTCACTCGGAAGATTAGGTACGATCTATACCTTGACCCAAAATATCTTCCACTATTGTATTTTGTTTTTTTACTTTTATGCTGTTCTTTCCCTTTTAGGGATCCCAGTTAGCACCCTTTTAGCAAGTGCTGGGATCGTCAGTGTCGCACTTGGTCTAGGAGCACAAGGATTTGTGACAGATATCGTAACTGGCTTTTTCATCTTGCTAGAACAACAATTTTCTGTCGGAGATGTCGTTAAGATCAACTCGATCACCGGTACGATCCATGCCGTCGGTCTACGAACTACCCAAGTCGTAAGTGATGATGGAACTTTAAATTTCATCCCTAATCGAAGTATCACAGTTGTCAGCAATATGTCTCGCAATGATATGCGCGCTGTGATCGACATTCGATTAGATCCTAAAAAAACAAATGCTGAGATGAAAAAAGTCATTGAAGCTGTCAATCAAAAGATCAGTCCGACTCTTCCTGAGATCATCAAAGGTCCTGATATTTTAGGTGTGGTCGATCTAGGAAAAGGAGCCCTTGTTTTTCGTGTCATCGCCTATACAAAAAATGGTGCCCAAGCTAAAGTCCAACGAACTCTTTTAGACCAATATCTCTCTGCTTTAAAGCAAGCTGGCTTTGAGATCCCACTCTCACCTCTTAATTTAACGTCACCAACTAATTAAAGAGCTCCGCGATCGCGGAGCTCTTTTAATTAGTTGATTTTTCTAATGGCAGTAAATAGTAACTTTTTTCAAGATCATGTGCCAAATAATTGATAGCTTTCATTACTTCACGTCTCGTTATGATCCCAGTAAAGATCCCATCATTATCAGTCACTGCCAAAAAAGGTTGGTCTACTAGCAGATGTAAGATCTCTTCCATATTATATGGTAGAGTAACAGTTGGAACATCAACTTGCATAACATCTTTGACTTGGTAACGGCTGAGTTTACTAGGATCGATCCCTGTCAG
This window of the Ligilactobacillus faecis genome carries:
- the ccpA gene encoding catabolite control protein A → MEKQTITIYDVAREANVSMATVSRVVNGNPNVKPATRKKVLEVIDRLDYRPNAVARGLASKKTTTVGVIIPDVTNVYFSSLARGIDDVASMYKYNIILANSDGNAQKEAQVLNTLLAKQVDGIIFMGNNLTDELRAQFARAKTPIVLAGSVDAKEEVESVHVDYVAAVEEAVSDLLNHGNKRVAFISGPLQDPINGEFRLKGYKQALAKHGIEYDPELIFETDYSYRSGEVLWPALASAKATAAYVGDDELACGVLNGAQDAGVSVPQEFEIVTSNNSKLTEIVRPQLSSITQPLYDIGAVSMRFLTKMMNKEDMSEDKKTIELPYGYIKRASTK
- a CDS encoding M24 family metallopeptidase yields the protein MSHLTTVQNWLEQNKFDIAYVSDWHNIQYFTGFGSDPIERTLALFIFPDKDPFIFAPALEVEAVKKAGWPYPVYGYLDHEDPYALIKKHILALTSAPKKWALEKNALTVERYEKLKTNFPEASFTGDISSLIEHEKLFKTPAEIEKLKVAGKWADVAFEVGFKALSTSRTEQDIVAEIEYEMKKNGIMHMSFDTIIQSGANAADPHGAPKADLIKPNALCLFDLGVEYAGYMSDASRTVAFGEVDQKSAEIYQVCLEAQLAAMAAARPGITAQELDKIARDIITKAGYGEYFIHRLGHGIGQSDHEFPSIMEGNELVLEPGMCFSIEPGIYIPQVAGVRIEDCVYITEDGCEAFTHTPKELLVLPVK
- a CDS encoding DUF948 domain-containing protein, with the protein product MTITFGQIAGLIAALAFLILVVFICAVLKQLVTTVKEMNSSIQALTKDASSIAGNVDQLLEKTNVLMDDINHKSTELDPLFRTAAELSESVSDLNTASRSMAEKITRSTENAAKASLALRFGKMAAGFYQRHKDKRK
- a CDS encoding mechanosensitive ion channel family protein, whose protein sequence is MLFSSFLTTSQKSISSDVTKQVAKQTNILDNYIKNINWDNIITKILMTTISLVLISLLFLLLHSVGKKVIQRSFASAKNKDSHYSLGRLGTIYTLTQNIFHYCILFFYFYAVLSLLGIPVSTLLASAGIVSVALGLGAQGFVTDIVTGFFILLEQQFSVGDVVKINSITGTIHAVGLRTTQVVSDDGTLNFIPNRSITVVSNMSRNDMRAVIDIRLDPKKTNAEMKKVIEAVNQKISPTLPEIIKGPDILGVVDLGKGALVFRVIAYTKNGAQAKVQRTLLDQYLSALKQAGFEIPLSPLNLTSPTN
- the cbpB gene encoding cyclic-di-AMP-binding protein CbpB — its product is MLSKPVEEMLNKRRDKFLIPAEIVANVQETNNLDHAFLVLTKVKYAKIPVLDSDQHFKGLLSLAMITDTMLGLTGIDPSKLSRYQVKDVMQVDVPTVTLPYNMEEILHLLVDQPFLAVTDNDGIFTGIITRREVMKAINYLAHDLEKSYYLLPLEKSTN